AGTCAACGAATCGGTGTAAACACGGCATTCAGCAAGGATGTCATCATCGGATTGGATTACAATGGAAACATCGCCTTCTCCAAGAACTCAGCCAGCGAAAAATCGAATTATTCGGTTTATAAACATACCCTAGGTAATTCGATCGCGTTGACTTTACTAAAGACCTGGACACTCAATTCAACGTTCAACTACCTATACAATGGCAGCATCCTGAACTCACCCAGTACAACAAGTTTATTGTGGAATGTCTCTATCGGCAAGAAATTGTTCAAACGCAGGAATGCCGAGATCAATCTTACGGTATTTGATCTATTTAATGACAATAAAAACATCAATCAGCAGGTCAATGATCTTTGGGTACGTGTATCCCAATCCAATGCAATAACACGCTACGCCATATTAAGTTTTACCTACCACATTCGGGGGCTTGGCGGAAAAGGAGAGATAAAAACCCGTCGTTAATATGCGCCATCATTGCCACTCCACATGGAACACATCATCAATCAATCAATCAGTCAATCCACAGTAAGCATGTACCCTACCCCTCTGACATTGGTTATCTTGATTCGGTTATCTTGGCTGAGATACTTTCGTATCCGGCTGATAAATACATCCAAGCTTCGTCCTGTAAAATACTTATCATGGCTCCAATAGGCACGCATGATATCCTCGCGTGGAATGACCTTATCTTTTTGTTCGTATAACTTCCGCAGCAGTTCACTTTCACGGAAAGACAGCTTAAGCACCTCACCTTGATAGGTCAATTGATGTTTTAAACTATCGAGACTATAGTCTCCAATCATCAGCTTTTGGCCGAATAACATTTTGGGGCTGTTTTTTAATAAGGATTCTATCCGCACAACCAATTCTTCGATCTTAAATGGTTTTTTGACGTAATCGTCTCCGCCCAAACGAAATCCCCGCACCACATCCTCCGTCTGCACTTTGGCTGTCAAGAAGATAATGGGTACCTGCGTATCGGACTCGCGTATTTTTGTTGCCAATGTAAAGCCGTCCATCACGGGCATCATGACATCGACCACCAAAATATCTGGCCGTGCGGCTGTAAATGCTTCCATGGCTTCGTGACCATTACTACAATGGGTAACATGAAACCCATTGGCTTCTAAGCTATCGGCAACAATCATTCCGAGACTTGGCTCATCTTCTACATATAAAATTTCAATCATAGCGTTGTCATTCAATCAAAATATATTTCGGCTTTGTTTCTAAGAAATCTTTAGGATAAATCAGCCTAATTACTGTCCGATAAACGGCCCTATTTTCTTTCTGAAATATAAATATTGCTTTTTATTTGTAAGGTAATCGGATATTAAAGGTACTCCCTTTTTCCAGCTCACTGTCCACTGTGATCTTGCCCTCGTGCCTTTTTACAACCTGCTTGACATAAGCAAGCCCCAAGCCAAAACCCTTCACATCGTGCAGATTACCGGAAGGAACCCGAAAGAACATATCAAAGATTTGATTATGGTATTCTGCGGATATTCCGTTACCATTATCTGTAATACGAATATGGACATTTTCTTTCATTTCCTTCACTTCTACCTCAATATAAACGTGCTGTCCAGCATATTTCATCGCGTTTTCCAGTAAATTATTGATCACATTTTTTAAGTGGGCTTCATCGCCATTAATCCTTATCTCACTTGGAACGGCAATGAGCTTAAAGTCCACTTGCTTGGCCTTATTCAGCTGCGCAACTTCAATGGCTCCTTTCACCATCGCGACAAGATCAAAATCAGAACGCTGCAGCACAATCCCTCTCGTTGCATCAATATCCATCTGAAGCACTTTTTCAATCATATTGGACAGATGCTCCAGTTCTTTTCTGGAGATATTCAGATAACGATTCATCTTTTCTCGGTCATCCTGTACACCATACAACTGTATCGCTTCTATAGCTGCCATCACAGTGGAAACCGGTGTTTTTAGTTCATGCGTCATGTTATCGACAAAGTTCTTACGCAGCTCGGCCATCTTATTTTGGTTGAGAATGGTTTTCATCAAATAGAAGAATGTCCCAAGCAGCAGTCCAATCAAAAGCAGTGAGATCAACAGCTGCCAACTTAAGCTATACAGCAAATACTTCCAATCCTCCTGAAACTTGATAACAAGAAATTCATTTTTTATGGGATTAACCATCATGGGTCTCGTCCAAGCAAGATTTGCTTCGCGGTATTTGCGTCGTACATCTTTGATTTGATCGTGTGGAATCGTGACAATAGCCATTTCAAATGGTACTGCTATGCTCTTATTGTTCAGGGATTCTTTAAACTTCCTTTCGATCAAATCCAGATTAGCTTTGTTCATCTCAAAGTCCCGGAACAGAAAGGGCGGGATAATTGCGCCTTGCCCTTCCCGGTCTTTGGGAAACATTTTCTCCCGCCTACTGTGGATCTCGCGATCAAATCGCTCGTTTTTAGGTCGTTCGGCGCTTACACGTTGTAAAGCCTTATCGAGTTCAGTAGCTGGCAATAAGCCCAGAAGCTCTCGTTTTACATCTTGGAGGAGGCGATTCCGATCAGCCTCGGGGCCATCTAACTTCCGATCACCATTGCGCGCTTGGTATGCCTCCTGAACAGCATTGAAGAGTGAACGCTCTGCGGTAGAAAGGAACAGGTCGCGACGATTGGTATAACTTCCATAAAGCCAAAAGCCTAGCACTACAGTAATTCCTGCCCCTATTAAAACGATCAAACTGATCAGTAATTTAAATCTTCTACCCATAACTAAAACAAATTTAAATTACTAGATTTGCAATCGCTGTGGTAATTAACCATATTTAACAAAATATAACACTGATTAACAGTTCGCATTGATTACTTTTGCACTATTCAAAAATTAATATGATTAAAGACTTTAAGAGACGTAGTATTCAATTTTTACTTCCACTTTTTACATTGGCCGCTTTCGTCGGTTGTAATAAAGACATTTCGCTCTCATTGGATAGTTCAAGAGATGAAACAATCGGTTTAGTACCAATTGATACGGTTTCCGCCAAAGTTTCGACTTATCAATTGGATGATATTCCGACTTCTTCTACTGGAACAATGCTTGTCGGAAAGAATAGCAATGCTGTTACGGGTAGCATGACGTCTACCGCTTATATGCGCTTAGGCGTGGGAACGATAAGCAATGCTTCTATACCTGATGATGCGGTTTTGGATTCGGTGACTCTGGTATTGACGCCAAACAAGTACTCTTACGGTGATACAACGAAAGTACAAAAGATATCGGTTCATCGTGTCACAGAAGAAATTACACAAACTCAGATTGATTTAACCAAGCCAGTTGATGAACGCCCTGTTTTTGTCACTTCTGCAGCGATATTCAGTAAACAAAAGTTTGCCTATGAAAATACACCATTGGCACAACTTTCCTTTAGACCGCGTATACAATCGGCAGATTCCTTATTTTTTAGATTCAACAACAGCATTAGCAATGAGCTGTTTACGATGATCAAAAATAATGATAACCGGATTCAGAATAGCACAAGTTTCCAGGAGTATTTCAAAGGATTGGCCCTTGTTCCTGATAATGGCAATACGGCAGTAATTGGATTCAAGGACACCGTATTTTTACAGGTTCATTATTCATTCCTGAATAATGAAGGTACAAAATCCGTTGGCAAACAATATTTTTCGATTGATAACAAAGCTTACCAGTATAATCACATTGAAGCGGATCGCTCTGCAACAAAGTTTGCACCGATGACCTTAAAAAATCCTCAAATTGCGAGTCAACAAACTGATGGAAATGTGTTTTTAGAAGGCTCAACTGGTGTTGTAGCAAAAATTGAGTTTCCAACGTTATTGGAATTGGTGAACAATCCATCCATTGCGATTAATAAAGCTGAGCTTGTCATTGAAGTTCCTAACGGCGCCACAAGCATTTTTGATCAGCCTCAAAGTTTGGTCTTAATGGTGGCAAGTAATAATGGGAATCCGATCAGTTTGTTAACGTCGCCTTATTCAACAACAACACAACAAGCAACGTTAGTGCGCGGGAATGATTTTGGTTCTAATGGAACTTATACCTTCAATCTGATTGAATATTTGACAAAAATTAAAACAACAGCATACAATAATACTTCATTATATCTATCTTTACCAACATCGGGTTTGTTTTCAACAGGAAATAGATTAATATTGGCAAAAGATAATGAGAATGATCCGAAAATTAAATTAAACATCCTTTATACTAAATTTCAATAATTTATGAACAAGAAAAATTGGCTACTCGTTTTATTAGCTTTTGTATTTACAGTTACAACTATCTCTTCTTGTAAAAAAAGTGACGACAGCACAACCAAATCAGACGAATGGTTTGCAAAAGCTGCTTTTAAAGGGCCACAAACTTCATCTGCTGCTAGCTTTTTAATAAATAACGTTGCATATGTCACTACTGGTCTAGCAAGCAATGCTGGTGGTAAACCTTTCCGTGTAAAAGACACGTATGCGTATGACGCAGCGTCAGATACTTGGGCTGAAAAAGCACCTTTCACAGGTGTTGAGAGAAACGGTGCCATCGGTTTTTCCATTGGTAATGTCGGTTATGTTGGTGGTGGAAATGATGGAACAAACAACCTAACAGATTTCTACAAGTTTGACCCTACAGCTAATGGCGGAAAAGGTGCTTGGTCAAGCATTGCTCCACTTCCTATTGCTTTGTCTAATGCAGTGGCTTTTACCTTAAACGGTGCGGCCTATGTCGGTACAGGTGAAACTGTCGTGAACGGTGGCACAACAAATACCAATGAGTTCTACAAATACGACCCTGCTGCAAATACTTGGCAAGCAATCAGTGATGCTCCATTTTCAGCGAAAAGAAAAGCAGCTTTCTCTTTTGTTGTTAACAATGTAGCTTATGTAGGTGGTGGTATCTCTAACGGTTCTTATCCAAAAGATTTCTACAAATTTGATGGTAGCAAATGGACTAAATTGAACGATTTAAATAGAGCTGATAATTCATATACTTACGATTTGACTCGTTCGAATGCTTCTGCTTTCGCGATCAATGGTACGCCATTCGTTGTTGGTGGTTACAAAAATGCGGTTATCAACAGCACATGGAAATATAATATTTCTGGTGACTACTGGACAAACGATAACGGTGCTTTTGCAGGCTCTGCACGT
The Sphingobacterium multivorum genome window above contains:
- a CDS encoding sensor histidine kinase; the encoded protein is MGRRFKLLISLIVLIGAGITVVLGFWLYGSYTNRRDLFLSTAERSLFNAVQEAYQARNGDRKLDGPEADRNRLLQDVKRELLGLLPATELDKALQRVSAERPKNERFDREIHSRREKMFPKDREGQGAIIPPFLFRDFEMNKANLDLIERKFKESLNNKSIAVPFEMAIVTIPHDQIKDVRRKYREANLAWTRPMMVNPIKNEFLVIKFQEDWKYLLYSLSWQLLISLLLIGLLLGTFFYLMKTILNQNKMAELRKNFVDNMTHELKTPVSTVMAAIEAIQLYGVQDDREKMNRYLNISRKELEHLSNMIEKVLQMDIDATRGIVLQRSDFDLVAMVKGAIEVAQLNKAKQVDFKLIAVPSEIRINGDEAHLKNVINNLLENAMKYAGQHVYIEVEVKEMKENVHIRITDNGNGISAEYHNQIFDMFFRVPSGNLHDVKGFGLGLAYVKQVVKRHEGKITVDSELEKGSTFNIRLPYK
- a CDS encoding DUF4270 family protein produces the protein MIKDFKRRSIQFLLPLFTLAAFVGCNKDISLSLDSSRDETIGLVPIDTVSAKVSTYQLDDIPTSSTGTMLVGKNSNAVTGSMTSTAYMRLGVGTISNASIPDDAVLDSVTLVLTPNKYSYGDTTKVQKISVHRVTEEITQTQIDLTKPVDERPVFVTSAAIFSKQKFAYENTPLAQLSFRPRIQSADSLFFRFNNSISNELFTMIKNNDNRIQNSTSFQEYFKGLALVPDNGNTAVIGFKDTVFLQVHYSFLNNEGTKSVGKQYFSIDNKAYQYNHIEADRSATKFAPMTLKNPQIASQQTDGNVFLEGSTGVVAKIEFPTLLELVNNPSIAINKAELVIEVPNGATSIFDQPQSLVLMVASNNGNPISLLTSPYSTTTQQATLVRGNDFGSNGTYTFNLIEYLTKIKTTAYNNTSLYLSLPTSGLFSTGNRLILAKDNENDPKIKLNILYTKFQ
- a CDS encoding Kelch repeat-containing protein: MNKKNWLLVLLAFVFTVTTISSCKKSDDSTTKSDEWFAKAAFKGPQTSSAASFLINNVAYVTTGLASNAGGKPFRVKDTYAYDAASDTWAEKAPFTGVERNGAIGFSIGNVGYVGGGNDGTNNLTDFYKFDPTANGGKGAWSSIAPLPIALSNAVAFTLNGAAYVGTGETVVNGGTTNTNEFYKYDPAANTWQAISDAPFSAKRKAAFSFVVNNVAYVGGGISNGSYPKDFYKFDGSKWTKLNDLNRADNSYTYDLTRSNASAFAINGTPFVVGGYKNAVINSTWKYNISGDYWTNDNGAFAGSARQDAIGFAVGNNGYITTGLNGSSRFDDTWMFTPIY
- a CDS encoding response regulator transcription factor, with the protein product MIEILYVEDEPSLGMIVADSLEANGFHVTHCSNGHEAMEAFTAARPDILVVDVMMPVMDGFTLATKIRESDTQVPIIFLTAKVQTEDVVRGFRLGGDDYVKKPFKIEELVVRIESLLKNSPKMLFGQKLMIGDYSLDSLKHQLTYQGEVLKLSFRESELLRKLYEQKDKVIPREDIMRAYWSHDKYFTGRSLDVFISRIRKYLSQDNRIKITNVRGVGYMLTVD